The sequence below is a genomic window from Macrotis lagotis isolate mMagLag1 chromosome 7, bilby.v1.9.chrom.fasta, whole genome shotgun sequence.
gcaCATCATTCTATTCATTGCACTACCTGGCTGTCCCAGGCTATTCCAttagtggaggaaaaaaagagctaGTGATTTCCCGTGTGTTTATTACCCTCTAGTGGCAACTAAAAATGCTACAGAGAAAGCCCAGGCTCCTCTTTAGTAAATTTTGTCCCATTATTTCATCTGTTCTGGCAGCTGAAAAATTAAAACAGATGACAAGTCTtcaagtgctacataaatgtcaattttggttttaatattgctttctcctttttcttttccatgatcCTCAGCTAGCTTCTTCTGTATCCAAATGCCAAATgtgttaaagaaaataaaagactaaatATTCAGTTCCAAATTCAGTCAGAAGTGTTGGTAAGTGTCTTGTACCTAGGCAGGGGAAGTTAAACTCCAAGAAGCTTCTATAAAACAAAACTCCTGCTCTGCAAAATGTCTAGGAAGAAAGTTGTAACTTCTGGCTGAATTATGAGCTGAACATTTAGTCTTTTACTTTTTCAGCACCGTGGCATTTGAATAGAGAAGCCAGCTGAGGATcgtgcaaaagaaaaaaaggagaaagcaatATTAAAAACAACAGCTGACATTTACATCGCACTTGGATACTtaaacatattttagaaatatttcctttGTACATCACAATTCTGGGAgctaagtgttattattatcccaacTTTACACCTACAGAAcctgagacagacagaagttCACTAATTTCCcctggatcacacaactaatatgagaccagatttaaactcgaGCTGTCTTgaatccagtactctatccactgtcacctagagGTTAGCAAAAAGCCGTAGTTTTACAGTGGACCTAGGAGAACAGTGGAGTGAACTTTGGGAAAACAGATCTTGGGAGAACATTTTTGGGCAGCAATTCAGAGAAGATTCCTCCCATTGAAACTAGGTGACACTGGGAAATAATGTTCTAGAATAGATTCTTCCATTTACTTTTTCTCTCAtcattaataaattcattttattaatgaagttTATAGAGCACTTGCTGGACCTAGAACAGTTTAATTGTTACTACTTTGAGggaataaaaaaacccaaacaaatattGTTACTTTCCCAGAACCTTTCCTTCTTGGCAATAAAATTCTTCTTAGTAACAAAAAGAACAGTCAAGGAAAATAATCTGATATGTTGAGCATCTCCAATaatgtatctccttttctattccaATAGTTCCCCACTCCTCTAAAGAGAAATGATGTGGTTTCATCATCAATATCCTGGAGGAACCTGTGTTTCATTGTTGAGTCTCTATATCCTATGTCTGTTTTTGAGGTTAGGGGTTCAGTTTAGAGGAATCTCATGAAGAGTTAAGACAAAGATTTTCATCTTGTTTCAACTAATTTCCTGAGTGAATTTGGATAAATGATTTAATCTTTCTTGtatctttatttctccatttttcaaatGTAGGATTGATCTCTACTCTCATTTGCTGTGTAAAAGTGTTTTGAACAAAGAATAGTCTAGGAAGTCACAGTGTCATGGGGTCTTGCAAGCTGTTGGTGtttggggaaaaatttaaaatggaaCATAGGTAGGCACAGAAGTATGatacctttattttatatttgaaactgGGCATGGATGCTCAGAATTGGTTATGTAATAACAGGATGAACAAATATTGGGGGGAAAGAAGAGTACTTGGGGCTTATAGTTCATTTGATTATTTTCAAGGTCTTCATATTAATGccagatattctttttttctggggaGGAATTGAATTCTCGCCCTCAGGACAAACATCATCCAGCTGGAAAGCAACTCTACATCCTACATTCACAGTTTCTGGGGGAGAGAAGGGGTAAGTCAATGtccttaaaaaaaatgtctcaGCCCTCATGGGCAGACTCCTGAAACTCAGTAGGCAATACTATCTCTATGCTTCAGACTCACTTCCAGCCcattgcttttcctttctttcatctcaGTCCACTGCACTCCATGCCCAACATCTCGcttctttgatcatttgtttACTTTgacctttccttttccattcaaaCTTGTTGCCATTAAAACCTTCTCTGTGCCCTGTTCCAATCCTGGTGGCCCAACACTTACTCCTGCTTTGGATGGTCCAGTAGAAGGTTTTAGTTTCCCCAGGACATGCACAATAAGAATAACTGAAATTTCCAAAAGGGAAGTCAATGGATGAGTTGCTCTGAGTGTTGACTTTTACCTAGGAAGAATGAGACAGAAATAATGCATCAAAGTGAGTATTTAGCACTTTGTATGAGGAATGTGAGAGATAAGGATGAAGAAAACAGGTGGCAGAGAAACAGCAATATCACAAACTGGTAATTAACTGAAGAAATGGTGTGAGGTTAGAGAATAGGGAAGACGTCAATAAAGTGACCTATATAATAGAGTAATTATACTGGCACATATATATAAGTGAGGAAATGAAtgtacaaacaaaaagaatttattaagtacttactatgtaccCAATAAATCACTAAACAGTGAATACACACATATGGCATCAAttgaaaagatattaaaaaacaagCACAACTCATTCTTGTTTCCCAGAGTATGAAAAGATTTCCCTTATTTGAAAAATTCATTGGATTTAGGACTGGGGAGGGtgatttgaaataaaaatcttatttaatcCCCTtgtttttagatgaggaaactgaagcttaaagaGGGAAGGGTTACTCAAATAGTAAATAGTAgatttaggatttgaacccatattttctatctctaatctTGAACTCTTCTACAGCTCCTGCCATTTCCATACTTAGAAAAGTACTTCCCGTCCTCCCCACTGCAATTCTCAGAAATGTCTTCTTTTGAGACTTAAATTACACATCTTCCATGAAGCTTTCCCCCATCCTTTCAATTCTTAatgctcttttattttctttgtacatTCATTTTCTGCATATATACccttcaaaataaaatgtaaatttttgagTTTGGGGATTGGTGAATTTTTATTCTTGAATTCCCAAAATCTAGCACAATTCCTgaatctagaatcagaaagacctaagttcaaatctgacctcagacaatgaGATCCGGAG
It includes:
- the LOC141492828 gene encoding prolactin-inducible protein homolog, yielding MEKGFIKTSKSPVSSMYCLQTLSTSITEISLGLCLQLLIIGEAGVIQKLLEVNVIPMGPAKPGEKIELACYVQSYWTDCAPVKVNTQSNSSIDFPFGNFSYSYCACPGETKTFYWTIQSRKTVNVGCRVAFQLDDVCPEGENSIPPQKKRISGINMKTLKIIK